The sequence CCAAGGCGGAATTCCAGACGGAAAACTTTACTTCGTATGCGCCGCTTAGAGGTATGCCGTTTTTGTCGGTGAGGCGGCCTTGAAGGTTCATCAGGCGGGGGACGGAGGCAAAAGAGACATTCACCAAAAATATCAAAACAACCGTCGAAAGGAACGACTTACAAAGGGAAATCGGCGCCATATTACCCCCTGCTATGCTGTTTGATCCACACTTTAGCATATACACAAATTTACCGCTGAAGTCAAGTTTTTATTAAGAGGCATCGAAACAAGACCGCCGCCCGCCGGTTTTTTGATAAAATACTCGTAATATGAATAAAATAGTCGCTTCGGCGGCGGTTTTTCTTGCGGTTACCGCCCTCTATGTTCGGGGGTTATCGCCGACGATAACATCGGACGATTCCGGAGAACTCGCGGGGGTCGCCCATACGCTGGGCGTGGCTCACTCTCCGGGCTATCCCGTTTATTCTCTGACGGGCGGGGCGGCCAAGACGCTGTTGCCTCTCGCAAATCCGGCTTACAGAGCGAATCTTGTGTCGGCGATTTCATCGGCGGCGGGTGTGACTGCTGCTTTTTTCTTTTTTGCGGCGGTATCGGGTTCCTCGGCGGCGGGATTCTGGGCCGCGCTTGCGCTGGGAGCATCCGCGCTTTTTTACGGAACAGCAACGGTTACGGAAGTTTACGGGCTGTCGATTTTTTTCTCGGCGGCGATGCTGTGGGCTCTGTCGTCGGGGATGGAAGCGGGCAAAAAACTCCGGCTGGCGTTTTTCGTATGGGGATTGTCTTTCGTGTCGCATTATATAGCGGCGTTCTGGCTGCCCGCGATTTTTTATTTCGCGTGGAAGGAAAAGCGGGTTGCCACGAGGGACATAGCATCATACGCGTTTTTCGGCGCGCTCGGAATGACTCCTTTGCTATTGATACCCGTAAGAGCCGCCGCGGGAGCCGTATACTCGTGGGAGGACCCGTCCACGGCGGCGCGGTTTCTCGACGTGGTTTTGCGTTCCAGATACGGCGCGGCCAAGCTGGCGCAGGGCGAAATGAATTTGCTCGACATTTCGCCGTGGATTCCGAAACTCCGATTTCTCGTCTCTGAACTCATCTCGTCTTTTTCGCCTGCCGGATTTCTGACCGGCTGCGCGGGACTGCTTTTAAGTTTCATCGTCAAAAAAAATAAAACGTCCGACGGAAAAGATAAAAAAACCGCGGGCGGCGGAATATTTCTTTTTCTTCTTTTTATCGGAGCGGGGCCGGCCTTTCTGGCGGCCGCAAACGTGGGCGTGGACAGAAACTCGTCGGCGCTGCTGTCGAGATTTCTTTACCTTGCGGGAATAGCGTGGTGCACTTATATCGCAATAGCGCTGGCGCGCCTCAAAGACGCGCGCGTCATCGCCGCGGCGGGGATTATTCTGACGGCGGCGGCGGTAAACGGGTCGGCCGTAAAAAACTCGTCAAGATATCATTTTACCTTCTACGATTACGCCTGCAACCTGCTTAAAAACACTCCGCCGGATTCTCTGGTCATATTCGACCGCGCGGATGAAATGGAATTTTGCGTGAGTTATCTTTTGCGAATCGCGGGAAAACGTCCCGACATCGATTTTCTCGACGCAAACGCGGGTGTTTCCAAAAGCGTTTATGGCGTCGATTACTATAAAATATGGGGCGCGGGGCGTCTTGCGCTCAGAAATAAAATCGAATCGGCTCTGATAGAAAACGCTTCCGCAGGCGGCAGGCGGGTTGTTTACGCCACATTCCTGCCGGCGCAGACCGTCACGCCTAAAACGCCGCGCGGACTTCTGCATATTTCGCGGGGCGAAAAAATTCCGGCGGTATTTCCCGACGAGATTTTCGTCCTGCGGCCTCCTGAAAAAGAAATCCGCAGCGAGGGAATTTATGCGAGTCACTTTTTGATTTTAGGAGATTATTACGCGGCGGCGGGCGACGCCAAACGGGCGGCAAGAAACTTCAAAACGGCTTTTTGGCTCGACAACCCGGGCGCGTACCACCGTCTGGGATACTTTTATTTTGAGCGGGGCGATTACTCCGCGGCGGCCGATACTTTCGGAAAACTTTTGCGGTTTTATCCGCGGGACGCCGACGCGCGGCTGAATCTGGGCGTGATATCCGAGAAATTCGGACGGCTCGACGAGGCGGAAATATTTTATCGGGAGGCCGCAATAGTCGAGCCGTCGAACGCGAGGGCGCACTACAATTTGGGCGCTTTGGAGTGGAAGAGAAGCAGATGGCGCGAAGCGGCGAAGGCATTCGGGCGGGCGGCATCCATAGAGCCGTCGAACGAGGAGTACCGAAGGTTTGCCGTCGAGGCGGCGGCGAAAAGTAAGTGATTAGTGGTTAGTGATTAGTATTTTTCTGCTGTGCCCCAATCACCAGCCATTCGCCACTGCTTTTTTGCTTTTACTAACCACTAATCACTAACCACTAACCACTGCTTTTATAATTCCACCGCCGATGATTTTATCTCCCTTGTAAAATACCGCCGACTGGCCGGGTGTCACTCCGAACGCGGGTGTTTCCAATTCTATTTTCAGTTTATCCCCTATGCGGGTCACGCGGCCTTTCATTTCTGCGGAGAGATAGCGGATTTTCACCCCGTATTCAGCGGGAAGTTTTTCGCCGGGCGCGTGCAGCAGCCAGTCGCCGACGGCAAACGTCTTCGAGAGCGCGCTTGGGCGCGGCCCCACCGTAACGCGCCTCGACGAAGGGTCGATATTCAGTACATACAACCGCTCTTTGGCCGCCACGCCTGCGCCGGAACGCTGTCCGACGGTAAATCTGAATATCCCTTCGTGACGTCCCAGGACTTTGCCGCTTTCATCGACGATGTCTCCCGCCGCCGAGGCGGACTTTTCTCCCGACGGAAACCCGCTCCGGCATACGCCTGCCAAAAATTTCTTGTAATCGCCGCCCGCGAAACACGCGTCGCGGCTTTCTTTTTTTTCGGCGACGCTCAGACCCGCGTCGAGGGCTATGCGGCGTACGGCGGATTTTTTGAGCCCGCCTATCGGAAACATCGCGGAAGCCAGCCGCATCGGAAGCACCCGCCACAGAAAATACGTCTGGTCGCGGGAAGGGTCGGCGGCCTTTGTCAAAAGTAATGTTTTGTTTTTTCCGCGTCCGGCGAAGGATGTCCGCGCGTAGTGCCCCGTGGCAAGATAATCAAATCCGAGCGAAACGGCCTTGTCGACGAGGGCGCCGAACTTTATGGTTTCGTTGCAGACCACGCACGGATTGGGAGTCCGTCCCGCCAGATATTCGGCGACGAAATAATCCGCGACTTCGCGCTTGAAGACATCGGAGAAGTTGAAGACGTAGTGGCGTATGCCCAACCTGCGGCAAACCGCCGCGGCGTCGGAAACGTCGTCGAGAGAACAGCAGCCGGAGCGATGTTTGTCGTCGGAGGCGCTCCAGAGCCGCATTGTGGCGCCGACCACTTCGTATCCGGCTTTTTGAGCCAGCAGGGCGGCGACGGAACTGTCTACTCCGCCCGACATCGCCGCCAGAACCTTTATATTTTTTTTCATCGCCGGTAATTCCCCGCCCGCCTCGACGGCGACACGCTGTCACAGCGCCCCAGCTGCCCCGCAAGCCACGGCGCGGCTTCGCACGCGGCGCGCACGGCCGCAAGAGCTCCGTTCATTTCGGCGGCGATTTGTCCTGAAATCGGCGAGGTCGCCGACAAGCGGACGTCTTTCGCCGCTACGCGATAGTAAACGAATATCGGCGCGCCGCCGGAGCTGATTTCGCCGAGCGCAAACGCGCGCGGATATATTTTCAGGAACGCTTTCTCGACGGCGGCGTCGGCCGCAGACATCCGCGACATCATATAAATCATATCCTTCCGAGGAGGAGACAAAAACTCAAAATCCGCCGAAGAAACATAACATCCGAAACGTGATTTCCACACGGTTTCGGCAAGAAATGTCACGGCCGGATTCGTATAAAAACTCATGGGCGCCGCGACGTCTCCCGAGGCCGTGAAACCGCCCGCGTTTTTTAGCGCTTCTATCTGCCACGAACCGAAAGCCTGGCGCGTTACGGCGGAGTCCGCCCAGACAGAAAAATAATTTCTCAACTCGCCGAAAGCCAAAAAAACCAGAAAAGCCGCAACTAAATATTTCGCCGACTTTTTACGCGGCCATCCGCGGTAAACCGCAGCCGCAAAGTATCCACAGAGAATAAAAACCGGCGGCTGAAGCCCTATGGTTCTTAAAGCGTGGGGCGCTTCCGACGAAAATATCGACGGAATACCCATGATAGCCGCCCAGCCGATAAGAAATCCGCCCGGATTCCCGTGCTCAAAACTTGGCCCGAAGTTTTTGCCGCAGGGCGGGCCGATAATCATATTTTTTACGGCAAGAAAAAAACCGCCCGCGAAAAGCGCGAACAGCGGCAGCGAAAACATAGGATATCCCGGGATATTGTGACGGGGATTGGCGTCGCCCTCCACACCGAACATAAGAGCGACTTTGACAAGATTTGCCGCCGCAGATCCCGTGTCCAAAACCTCGCGGGCTCGCGCCGCAAAAAACTCAGGGTGATGTATAAAGTGAATCCAGAGCGGCGCGCTCGCCATCGCCATAGCCGCAAACGCCGTCGCCGCGCCGCGCGAAATGTATTCCGCGCCGGTTTTTCCGCCGGCAACCGCCTGTCGCCGCCAACGAATCAGAAACGCCAAAACCGCCGCAACCGGAACGAGTCGGGCCGGCAAATAAGTATAAAATCCCAAGCCCAGAAAAAGTCCCGACAGGGCAAAATCCCGTTGCGCGCGCGTCCGGAAAGCCCTGAATAAAAAGTAGAAAGCAAAAACCGATACCGCCGGAAGCAATATCCCCTGGAAGGCGATGCGGCTAAAATTGATATGCCATCGACAGAAAGCCGCGACAAACGCGGCGACAAACGCCGCAAAACGCGCAAAATCGTCGACGGACTCGGGCGGACGGACTTCAGACGGCGGGCGCGGCCGCCTGAAAATCTCAAACGTCAGAAGAAATATCCCCGCGACCGTCAATGCTCCGGCCAAACCCGCCACAAGCCGCAGGGAAAATACGGACGCGCCGAAGATTTTGAAACTCACAGCCGCAAGATACGCGTACATCGCGTCGACGCCCCAAAGCCGGTTGAAATAAGCGGGGCGGTCGCTCCCGTCGACGATGTCCGACGCGCACAAGCCATAAACGCCCTCGTCGAGATAAAATCCCGGCGGGATGCCGTCGAGATTCCATACTCTTGCCCCAAGCGCGGCCGCAAAAACCGCGGCCACGGCGACGCCGTAGAGACAGCGGCCGCTCAGGCGGGATGTTTTCCCGACGGACGCGGGCGCTCTTGAAGATGATTTCATTTTGATTTGTACAGAGGCGAGATGGCCCGGAGTTTTTTCACCGCCGGCGGGAGTATGGCCAGAACATTGTCGACTTCCCGCTCGGTGTTAAACTTTCCCAGCGAAAATCTTATGGATCCGCGCGCCAGAGCCGGCGGACAGCCGATGGCCGTAATAACGTGACTGGGGTCCGTCGAGCCGGAGGCGCAGGCCGAGCCCGTGGAAACGCAAACGCCTTCCATATCGAGAGCCACGACCAGCGACTCGCCGTCCAGATAATCGAAGGCCGCGTTC comes from Elusimicrobia bacterium HGW-Elusimicrobia-1 and encodes:
- a CDS encoding tRNA 2-thiouridine(34) synthase MnmA, translating into MKKNIKVLAAMSGGVDSSVAALLAQKAGYEVVGATMRLWSASDDKHRSGCCSLDDVSDAAAVCRRLGIRHYVFNFSDVFKREVADYFVAEYLAGRTPNPCVVCNETIKFGALVDKAVSLGFDYLATGHYARTSFAGRGKNKTLLLTKAADPSRDQTYFLWRVLPMRLASAMFPIGGLKKSAVRRIALDAGLSVAEKKESRDACFAGGDYKKFLAGVCRSGFPSGEKSASAAGDIVDESGKVLGRHEGIFRFTVGQRSGAGVAAKERLYVLNIDPSSRRVTVGPRPSALSKTFAVGDWLLHAPGEKLPAEYGVKIRYLSAEMKGRVTRIGDKLKIELETPAFGVTPGQSAVFYKGDKIIGGGIIKAVVSG